In the Candidatus Binatia bacterium genome, TCTCGGCCTCGACAAAGCGCGCCTCAGCAAACGTCACGGCGCCACCTCGGTGACCGCTTACCGCGACATGGGATACTTTCCGGAGGCGCTGAGCAATTACCTGGTTCGTCTCGGCTGGTCGCACGGCGACCAGGAAATCTTTTCGCGCGCCGAGCTCATCGAAAAATTCTCGCTCGAGGCCGTGGGAAAATCCGCGGGAGTTTTCAACCCGGAGAAACTCCTCTGGCTGAACTCTCACTATCTCAAAAACCGCTCGCTCTCCCGGCTCGCCGAGGAGATTGTTCCTTTTATCAAAGCCAAGGGCTACGCGGTGCCCGAAGACCGGCTCTGGCTCGAAAAGATGATCGCGACGCTGAGAGAGCGGGCCAAGACGCTGGTGAAGCTGGTAGAGATGGCCCACTTCTATTTATCCGATGACATTTCATACGATGAGAAAGCGGCGAAGAAATTTCTCACCGTGGAAATCCGCGAGCCGCTCGCGGAGCTGAGCGAAAAGCTGGCCGCTCTGACGGACTTCAGCGAGGCCGGCATCGAGCAGGTCTTTACGCAAATTCTCGAGCAACGAAATCTTCCGCTGGGGAAGCTCGCTCAGCCGGTCCGGGTCGCGTTGACCGGTTCGACCATGAGTCCCGGCATCTACGAGGTAATCGCCGTGTTGGGAAAAGAGCGCACGCTGAAGCGCCTCAAACGCGCGTTGGAACACATCGAGCGTCTTTGAGCTGAACCCGGATCGACCTTGACTCTCCGCCGCGATTCTTTTAATTTAATTATTCTCGATTGAGGAGTCGGCTAATTGGTAAGCCACCTGACTCTGG is a window encoding:
- the gltX gene encoding glutamate--tRNA ligase, with the translated sequence MTVRTRFAPSPTGYLHIGGARTALFNYLFARRHGGKFILRIEDTDRERSTPEAIAAIVDALTWLELDWDEGPFFQTQRYPLYQEKIRELLAARKAYPCTCTAEELDAKRQAAMKEKRKPMYDGTCRPKDGKIPPLPEGKPYTIRFLSPQSGTTVVEDAVKGPVVFDNRELDDLIIARSDGTPTYNFCVVVDDIDMQITHIIRGDDHLANTPRQILLYQALGRTPPEFAHVPLILGLDKARLSKRHGATSVTAYRDMGYFPEALSNYLVRLGWSHGDQEIFSRAELIEKFSLEAVGKSAGVFNPEKLLWLNSHYLKNRSLSRLAEEIVPFIKAKGYAVPEDRLWLEKMIATLRERAKTLVKLVEMAHFYLSDDISYDEKAAKKFLTVEIREPLAELSEKLAALTDFSEAGIEQVFTQILEQRNLPLGKLAQPVRVALTGSTMSPGIYEVIAVLGKERTLKRLKRALEHIERL